In Streptomyces sp. 71268, the DNA window TTTCCCCGGCGGTCCCGGGGGGCCGGGCGGCCCTGGGGGACCGCCCGGCGGGCGTGGCGGGCAGCCCTCGGGCGGTTGCGGCGAGCAGCAGCAACAGCAGCACTGCCTCGGCTGGCACGCGCAGGGCGGGTCGGCCGGCGGACCGCAGGGCGGGTCGGTGGGAGGAACGCGACCGTCGCGAGAGGGGGCGTCCTCCTGGGTGGTGACGGTTATGGTCGGTGTCTCGGACGGTGTGGCCATAGCGCGCCTCCTGGGAATTCTTGCCGGATGCAAGGGGATGATCGGCGCCAGCCGGCCCTCTTCTCCCGGAAGCCGCGCCATCGGGCGCGAGAACGACTTCCGGGTGCGTCGTGAAGGGCGGCGGCGACAGGAGTGGGACGGTGAATTCGCCGTACCGGATGGTGAGTCGAGCGTCGTGAAGAAGGCGCTCGTTACTCGCTCCCGTTTCTCGTGCCGAATATCCCCGCCCCCCCGCAATAACAACCCTTCGGCAGGAAAGGCACAAAATACGATTTCGTCGCCGCTTTTCGTTTGGCTTTTCGAACTCGTTGCTCGTGGCACCCCTCGTGGCGCCTATCGCATGCGGTAACGGCCGGCCACCGGTCATGCGAAGGGCGCGACGCCCGATGTGGTTCCCGGTCGGCGCGCGGCGCGCCGGGACCGGAACCCGCCGGCGTGCGCACGCGGCCCCGCTCCGCCCCACCCCGACCACGCACCCCACAGGCGGGGCGCCGCGCCCCCGACGGGGTGCGGCGGCTAGGGTCGGGCGCCGTGCTGCGACGATCTTCCCTGCTGTGGCTGCTCGCGCCCTACGTGCTGTACCTGGGCGCGCTGCCGCTGGTCAACCGGGTCCACCCGACCGTGTTCGGGCTGCCCTTCCTGCTGTTCTGGATGGTGGTGGCCACCGTGCTGACGCCGGTGGCGGTGTGGCTGGCCTGGCGGGGCGACCGTCGGCGGGGGCGGGCATGAGCGCCGACGCCGCCGTGGCCACCTCGATCTTCGCCGCGTTCATGGTGTTCACCGTCGTGCTCGGGCTGCTGTCGGTACGCGTCGGCCGGGGGACGCGGAAGGGCGGCGGCGAGCGGGGCGGCGGGCTCGCGGACTGGTCGGTGGGCGGGCGCAGCCTCGGGAGCGTGTTCATCTGGGTGCTGATGGCCGGCGAGGGCTACACCAGCTTCAGCTACCTGGGCGCGGCCGGCTGGGGCTACAACGTCGGCGCGCCGGTGCTGTACGTCATCGCGTACATGTCGTGCGGCTACGCCGTCGGCTACCTGGTCGGGCCGATGCTGTGGGGGTACGCGCGGCGGCACGGCCTGGTGGGCATCACCGACATGGTCGCGCACCGGTACGGGCGGCCCTGGCTCGGCGCCCTGGTGGCGGTCGGCGCGACGGTGTGCCTGTTGCCCTACATCCAGTTGCAGATCACCGGCATGGGCGTGGTGGTCTCCACCATCTCGTACGGGGCGATCAGCCTGAACTGGGCCTACTTCCTGGCCTTCGCGATCACCACCGGCTTCGTCGTGGTCAGCGGGCTGCGCGGCAGCGCGTGGGTGTCGGTGCTCAAGGACGTGCTGGTCATCGGCACCCTCGGCTTCCTGGCGTGCTACGTGCCGGTGCACTACTTCGGCGGGTACGGGGACTTCCTCGGCCGGTTGGTGGACGAGAAGGCGCAGTGGCTGACCTTCCCCGGGCACGCGTCGGGCGGGTTGGACCAGGGGTGGTTCGTCTCGACCAGCTTCCTCAACTCGCTGACCGTGGTGATCTTCCCGACCACCGTCGCCGGTTACCTCGGCGCGCGCAGCGCCGACACGCTGCGGCGCAACGCGGTGGCGCTGCCGATCTACAACGTGCTGCTCCTGGTGCCGATGCTGCTCGGCATGGCGGCGCTGTTCGTGGTGCCGGGCCTGGTGGGCGCCGAGTCGAACCTGGCGCTGTTCAAGCTGGTCGTGGACTCGCTGCCCGCCTGGGCGGTCGGGGTGATCGGGGTGGCCGCCGCGCTGTCCTCGATCGTGCCGATGGCCGTGTTCATGCTGGTCATCGGCACCATGTGGGGCCGCAGCGTGCTGGGTCTCGTACCGCGCCTGGCGAGCCGGCAGAAGCTCGGTTCGCAGGTGGTGGTCGTGGTGGCGGGCGCGCTGGCGCTGCTCCTGACGTACACCGCGCCGAACACGCTGGTGCGGCTGTCACTGATCTCGTACGAGGGAATGGCGCAGCTCGTGCCGATGCTGCTGGTCGGCCTCGCGTGGCGGCGGATGACGCTGTACGGGGCGCTGAGCGGGCTCGTGGTGGGCGCCACGCTGGTCTCGGTGCTGGTCTTCACCGACCGCGATCCGCTGTGGGGCGTCAACGCGGGGCTGCTCGCGCTCGCCGTCAACCTGGCCGTCGCCCTCGCCGTCAGCCTGCTCGGCCCGCGCGACACCGACGAGCGGCCTGACGGCGAGGTGCTGGCCGACTGGGAACCACCCGCCGGCGCGCCGGCCGGGCCAGTCGGGCCGGCCGGGCCGCCCCCGGCGGGCCAGGCTGCGGCCGCCGAGGGCGGGTAGGCGGCACGCCGACCGGGGGCAGGCGGCGCCGCGCCCCGGCGGGATGCGCTCGGCCGGATGCGCGCGGTCAGGGGTGCTCGGGGGCCACCGCGCGGGACTCGGTGGCTGAGCGGCGGGCCGCCTCCAGGACGGCGAGGGCCGCTGCGGCCTGCGCGCCGGTGACCGGCGGCGGGCCGCCGGAGCGCAGGGCGCGTTCGATGGCGGCGTAGTACGCGGGGTAGTCGCCGGGCTCCGTCGGCACCACCTCGCCGGGGTCGTCCAGCGGCGAGGCGCCGGCGCCGATCCGGCCCCAGGCGGACTCCGGCTCCACGCCCCAACCGGGCCCGTCCCCGGGGCGCCGCCCCGCGCGCAGCGCGGCCTCCTGCGGGTCGAGCCCGTACTTGACGTAGCCCGCCGTGCTGCCCAACACCCTGAAGCGCGGGCCGAGTTGGGCCGTGGTGGCGCTGGCCCACAGATGGGAGCGGACGCCGCTCGCGTGGGTGAGCGCCAGGAAGGTGTCGTCGTCGGCCTCGGCGCCCGGGCGGCGTACGTCGCACTCGGCGTACACCGAGGTCACCGGGCCGAACAGGGTCAGGGCCTGGTCGACCAGGTGGCTGCCCAGGTCGTAGAGGAGGCCGCCGATCTCGGCCGGGTCGCCGGACTCCCGCCAGCCACCCTTGGGCCGGGGCCGCCAGCGCTCGAACCGGGACTCGAAGCGCTGCACCTCGCCGAGCGCGCCCTCGCGGACGAGCCGGGCGACGGTGCGGAAGTCGTTGTCCCAGCGGCGGTTCTGGAAGGCGCTCAGCAGCAGCCCACGCTCGTCGGCGAGCGCGCTGACCTCGCGCGCTTCGGCGGCCGTCGCGGCCAGCGGCTTGTCGACCACGACCGAGAGGCCGGCCTCCAGGGCGGCGCGGGCCAGCGGCACGTGGGTGCGGTTGGGCGAGGCGATGACGACGAGGTCCAGCTCGTCCGCGGCGGCGAACAGCTCGTCCGTGCCGGCCACGGCCCGCAGGTCCGGGTAGGCGTCCTGGGCCTCGCGCCGCCGCTCGGGACGCGAGGTGACCACCGTGTGCAGGCGCAGCCCCTCGGTGGCCGCGACCAGTGGGGCGTGGAAGACCGAGCCGGCGAGCCCGTAGCCGACGAGCCCGACGCGCAGCGGCCCGTCGCGGGTCAGCGGCGGCCGCGGGGCGACGCCCT includes these proteins:
- a CDS encoding DUF3311 domain-containing protein; amino-acid sequence: MLRRSSLLWLLAPYVLYLGALPLVNRVHPTVFGLPFLLFWMVVATVLTPVAVWLAWRGDRRRGRA
- a CDS encoding Gfo/Idh/MocA family oxidoreductase, with the protein product MDGTHGTAGKAQVSSGNGPDGGAGDGTGPGNGRVTEGVAPRPPLTRDGPLRVGLVGYGLAGSVFHAPLVAATEGLRLHTVVTSRPERRREAQDAYPDLRAVAGTDELFAAADELDLVVIASPNRTHVPLARAALEAGLSVVVDKPLAATAAEAREVSALADERGLLLSAFQNRRWDNDFRTVARLVREGALGEVQRFESRFERWRPRPKGGWRESGDPAEIGGLLYDLGSHLVDQALTLFGPVTSVYAECDVRRPGAEADDDTFLALTHASGVRSHLWASATTAQLGPRFRVLGSTAGYVKYGLDPQEAALRAGRRPGDGPGWGVEPESAWGRIGAGASPLDDPGEVVPTEPGDYPAYYAAIERALRSGGPPPVTGAQAAAALAVLEAARRSATESRAVAPEHP
- a CDS encoding sodium:solute symporter family protein; amino-acid sequence: MSADAAVATSIFAAFMVFTVVLGLLSVRVGRGTRKGGGERGGGLADWSVGGRSLGSVFIWVLMAGEGYTSFSYLGAAGWGYNVGAPVLYVIAYMSCGYAVGYLVGPMLWGYARRHGLVGITDMVAHRYGRPWLGALVAVGATVCLLPYIQLQITGMGVVVSTISYGAISLNWAYFLAFAITTGFVVVSGLRGSAWVSVLKDVLVIGTLGFLACYVPVHYFGGYGDFLGRLVDEKAQWLTFPGHASGGLDQGWFVSTSFLNSLTVVIFPTTVAGYLGARSADTLRRNAVALPIYNVLLLVPMLLGMAALFVVPGLVGAESNLALFKLVVDSLPAWAVGVIGVAAALSSIVPMAVFMLVIGTMWGRSVLGLVPRLASRQKLGSQVVVVVAGALALLLTYTAPNTLVRLSLISYEGMAQLVPMLLVGLAWRRMTLYGALSGLVVGATLVSVLVFTDRDPLWGVNAGLLALAVNLAVALAVSLLGPRDTDERPDGEVLADWEPPAGAPAGPVGPAGPPPAGQAAAAEGG